GGGAAGTTTCTCGTCGTAACATCGCCATTTATTCAACCGAAAATAAGAGGCACACGTCACAAgttttttaaggttaaaatcaAAGTTATATATTGTacatttaaaatgataatttaaagaataagtattaatgtaatttataaaaaattaaaaatttcattgttttaaaagaaaaacttaaaatgatgACACCAATATCAACATAGTACAAAGCCTCAAAAGAGATTCACCAACATAAAGCACTAAAATACATACAAAAGATTGGAAAATACGATCATCTcagtaaaaattttattgatgacGGGTGAAATAATTTCTCAATTGAAGCTAAAGATGTATTTGATAAATCGTTTTATTTtacattgaaattaaattttttcacatttaatattttaaatatgttggataatcattttatttttatttaatataaaattttcaaaagaaaatgttaaataaaataaataggtaaCTACTTACTTATCATtcaatgtataaaatattaaatcgattttattttattaaaatttaaaataaattatttttttaaaaatgaggtattcaaattataatatttatttttcaactaaaactatccaaaataatataaattattatattaataagtttaaaattaaaataaataattatttttatcaaacaacataattatattttgtgcttatatttacttatttatcacattatctttaatataaattcaaaatttataaaatttagcactaaaaattcaatactaatttttaacaattaatttttcagtttatcAATACAccctaaatttatatattttatcgtATGTACAATATTTAAAACCGAAATCTCTAAAAATGAAtgtcttaaaattttaccacatgttatttaataaatataatcaattttatttaatgtatttttattttaaaataataataaatccaaaattaattgtaatgaaaaacaagaaatgaaagaaataacaAAGGTATGACAATGAAAGGAAGAATAAAGGAGAAGGATGCGAGAAAAGCTAAAACACATTTAAGAGAAAGCTAGATTTACAGCCTATTTATTTTGCCTAACTAACTATTAACTAATCACAACTAACAATCAGTTAGGTACAACTAAAGTTAGTGCACTAACTTTTATTTATACTCTATTATTTCCCGAttctttgttcctttaattcttgatggtcacaaaattaattataaatacgATAAAGGCAAACGCATCTATTAAAcaatagtataactatggtgagtagagatattgtttccacgaggactaaaattattagtaattaccattttcttattatttagccGATAATTTGGAGTAGTgagttttaatctaaaattactaaactaatttaattaagaacacaacagagaatgaatcaatgaaataattgaatattaacaaatgagataaataatacccgggaaagaatccacctagactttaTGATGCGATCTCTgccgcatcatgttacgacacaactcgacgACATCAAGGTtggcccaaactcgaggggctcaagtgcaaaatgaagcttttaattttagtttgttaatttggttgctGGAATAAGgactttaattcatttatttttgtgtctttaattctgttttagtttgtacatcattaatatgcatatttaattaatgtcCTGCATTATTAATCTACATCTCTTAACTTtgacatgcattatgtaactctcatgttagtttaagtctacatcattaaattaagtcatgcaTTAAGTAACCCATAtgttcatttagtttgcatCTGAAACattgcatttaagcatcttaattgtttaatatgtttgagtttgtttttatatgtatgttatttaattgcctgttacattttaatgcataaattaaagtgtgtttattttcattttaaataaggtgatttaagttgcatgtttaattaatttgtgtGCATGAgtgttattaaatatgttattaaaaaTGAGTTATTAAACCAAGTAGTgagttttaatctaaaattactaaactaatttaactaagaacacAATAGAGAATGAATCAAGGAAATAATTGAATCAGGAAAATATCTAAAAAAGACAAAAcaacaaacataaataaataataatataaactttcattctataaaatacaaaaacataattaaatatttaaattaactttaactCAATCCAGTAtagttttaattgataaaaatattaatttaaaaataaatcacttTTTAATGACTAATGGTGACATTGGATTTTTCATTCAAACCAGATTTATTAGACAAAATTAGAACAATTACAACAACTTACACAACAttgtaaaaagtatatattgGATTCAACTTAGAgtatttaatacaatataacACTTATGattatataagtatacatatgGTAACACTTCTTAATTACCACTTTAACCCTGCAAATTCCTTAACTCCATCTCTTCTTAATCCTAACCATTAACCCCTTCTTCATCTGATAAACCACACTGTTTTTGGGACCAATATTCTGCCCTTCCACCACATGAACGTTGTAGTTATGAATTATGGCTGTTGCGGTAGCCTTCATCAAGAGAAACGACACCTCTTTCCCTGGACAAATCCTTGGCCCCGCAAGGAATGCGCTAAATCTAGTTGGCGACTCTCGTTTAATCTTCCCATCTTCACCAATCCATCTTTCTGGCTTAAACGCATAGCAATCTTCTCCCCATAAGCTTTCCATCCTTCCCATTGCATGTATTCCAATTATGATTCGGGTATTTTGATCGACTCGATGACCGCTCGGAAGATATCCCTGCTTTGTACATGTTCTGAAATTGAACGGAATCGGTGGATATAGCCGTAGGGTTTCGCACAACGCTGCATGAAGATATGTTAGCTTACTCAACTCGTCGTAGTTGGATGGTATTTGCAAGCTTCCCTCCACTTGTTTCATTGATAAGTGTCTCTTTATTTCTTCTCTGATCTTGTTTTCAACCATGGGTGCCTTGGAGATGAGATAGAAGAACCAAGTAAGAGTTAAACTGTAAGTATCATTACTGGCAAACAAAAATTGTATAACGTTGTCTCTTATAAGACTGTCTTTCGGTGTTGGGCCTGTTATCTCATGTCCTGTCAGGTAAAagttcaagaaattgaaatcaTTCTCTTCATTTGAGCCTGAGGATGCCACTGATTTGTTGGATTTGTGGCGTTGGGTCGATATAAATTGTGTTAAAAGATCATCAAGAGCCTTCCAAGCATCACTCCGTTTCTTCTCTTTCCCAATCTGAAGCCAACTCTGCAACTTCCAAAGACTGTCAGGCGCTACATATCTGTAAAAAGCTGCCTCCAGAGTATCACTCATGGCTTTTTGGAACCGATTCTCAGGGAATTCAATGGAGAGTAGGCCAGGGTTGAAGCCCACGCCCGTTATGCAACCAATGTCAAACGCATGCCTTACCAACAAATCTTGCAAGTTCACCACCATCTCTCGTCCAGAAACATATTCAAGAACTTTAACAAGCGCTTCCTCTATACGCTGATGGAGAACCTTTGAAAGTGATTGCCGGTACTGAGGGTGATTCAAGAAAGCATGGAAAACTCTGCGGTGACATTTCCATGCCTCACAGTCGGAATTGAAAATTGCTTCGCCGAAGATATCAAACTGTTTTAGCCATTCAGGACCTTTCAAATAAACAGAACTGTTGGAACTCAATATATAACGCACATTCTCAGGATCGGAGGTGGCTAAGAAGCTGGTGTTAGTAAACCAAAGTCCTCTATAAAAGAAGGTACCATTGCTTCGTCTGAGGACTTGGGCAACTTTGTCATGAGGGCGATGGATGTTGAGAAGTAACGTGGGAATCATCCCAACAAATGGCCAGTTTCGAGGGAGGCCATTGTTGTCTATGAAACAATAGAGAAAACGAAGAACAATTATTCCAAAAACTATAAATCCAAGATATACAAACAGTACTGCCATCATGTTCTTAGAAAGAGTTTGAGTTGTTTAGGACATATACTCAGTCACCAGTCTGGGCACTATTTATAGATTGAGCGTTTAGCCTTCCTCTTCTTCTCCACGAGTCACAATCAGAACAGTTATACTGCCATCATGTTCTTAGAAAGAGTTTAAGTTGCTTAGGACATATACTCAGTCACCAGTCGGGACACTATATATAGGTATAGCGTTTAGCCTTACTCTTCTTCTTCACAAGTCACAATCAGAACAGTTGTCATCATGTTCTTAGAAAGAGTTTAAGTCGGTACACTATATATAGATTTAGCGTTTAGCCTTCCTCTTCTTCTCCACAAGTCACAATCAGACCAGCTTATATTGTCTTTGAAATGAGAGATTCCCATTAAAGTAGCCACGATATTAATTAGCTAAAATGGTATATATGAATATCAATATCATGCTTTTACGAAAATATTTATTAGGGAAGAACATAACAAAATGGGAAACAAGAAAGTTAaacgaaaatttaaattaaaaattcagttgaaatggaaaaacaattaagatttataaataatacattttcaatataattttaggataattatttatataaatacaataatctCATGAAGTGTTTTAATTTCAAGATTAAAATCACTCAATATCCTTaagggataatataattttttacccTGAATTTGGCAATTAATTCTACtttgatatttgtatttttttatccgtgaacttgacaattaaatttattttgatccttgaacttgaaaaatatagaaGTTTGATGACGTGACACTCTGAGATTGTGCCTCATCGtcacttgaaaattaatatataattttaggtgATAACGTGATACAATCTTAGAGTGTTATATAGTGTTCTAATCACCAAACAGGGGTTGAACTAGTCACACCACGTCTGGCTTCCGATTCAATTGGTTTAATCGATGCAACtactaaaataacaataattaattaattaattaaaaaatcataataaaaaataaaaaattagccGTCCATGGATCTAGATGTAATTTTccctaaattcaaattaatcatGCAGAAcgaatatttaaataaagagAGAGAATAGAGAAATTGATTCGTTTTGATATCGAGTTGTGCGCGAAAGTTGAAATTCCTTTGACAGTTGCAAAGATAACGTCGATTGTAATTGAAAGCTGATCTGCCACAATTCGTTGTGACAAATTAGAATCTTTCTGAcacttaacgagcttgtttttcaacatttttatatatttttatatc
The sequence above is a segment of the Gossypium raimondii isolate GPD5lz chromosome 4, ASM2569854v1, whole genome shotgun sequence genome. Coding sequences within it:
- the LOC105780963 gene encoding alkane hydroxylase MAH1, with product MMAVLFVYLGFIVFGIIVLRFLYCFIDNNGLPRNWPFVGMIPTLLLNIHRPHDKVAQVLRRSNGTFFYRGLWFTNTSFLATSDPENVRYILSSNSSVYLKGPEWLKQFDIFGEAIFNSDCEAWKCHRRVFHAFLNHPQYRQSLSKVLHQRIEEALVKVLEYVSGREMVVNLQDLLVRHAFDIGCITGVGFNPGLLSIEFPENRFQKAMSDTLEAAFYRYVAPDSLWKLQSWLQIGKEKKRSDAWKALDDLLTQFISTQRHKSNKSVASSGSNEENDFNFLNFYLTGHEITGPTPKDSLIRDNVIQFLFASNDTYSLTLTWFFYLISKAPMVENKIREEIKRHLSMKQVEGSLQIPSNYDELSKLTYLHAALCETLRLYPPIPFNFRTCTKQGYLPSGHRVDQNTRIIIGIHAMGRMESLWGEDCYAFKPERWIGEDGKIKRESPTRFSAFLAGPRICPGKEVSFLLMKATATAIIHNYNVHVVEGQNIGPKNSVVYQMKKGLMVRIKKRWS